A single Vicinamibacterales bacterium DNA region contains:
- a CDS encoding lipopolysaccharide kinase InaA family protein has protein sequence MTRAGFASCLALGHALRAAKYARARVVRQDGKCHVHKRRAFYAPLLIRLSVPLLRLLDAGVRVLPQRAWEEQERRMYRTLYGTTIEIVGRTLVLPCLPGRTLATLLDDPSTEKPVRRMAIERTIAALSDLHRRGITHGDAMAENVLIDLETGTARWFDFETVHESARPDAWRRADDLRALLATCVIRTAPEERAEIQRLIVAAYGDAAVAGLVAASFASVRRRALPFHLGQAALPLETFRQVAQTLGQPVR, from the coding sequence GTGACCCGTGCCGGCTTCGCGTCGTGCCTCGCCCTGGGGCATGCGCTTCGCGCGGCGAAGTACGCGAGAGCCCGCGTCGTTCGCCAGGACGGCAAGTGCCACGTGCACAAGCGGCGGGCGTTCTACGCGCCCCTTCTGATCCGGCTCAGCGTGCCGCTGCTGCGGCTGCTCGACGCCGGCGTGCGCGTGCTGCCGCAGCGGGCATGGGAAGAACAGGAACGCCGGATGTACCGCACCCTGTACGGAACGACCATTGAGATCGTCGGCCGGACGCTCGTGCTGCCGTGTCTGCCCGGCCGGACCCTCGCGACGCTGCTCGACGACCCGTCGACCGAGAAGCCAGTACGACGGATGGCCATCGAGCGGACAATCGCCGCGCTGTCCGATCTGCACCGCCGCGGCATCACGCACGGCGACGCCATGGCCGAGAACGTCTTGATCGATCTCGAGACCGGGACGGCGCGCTGGTTCGATTTCGAGACCGTGCACGAATCCGCCCGCCCGGACGCCTGGCGGCGCGCGGACGATCTGCGCGCGCTGCTCGCGACGTGCGTCATCAGGACCGCCCCGGAGGAGCGCGCGGAGATCCAGCGTCTCATCGTCGCTGCGTACGGAGACGCGGCTGTTGCCGGTCTGGTGGCCGCGAGCTTCGCATCGGTGCGCCGTCGCGCGCTGCCGTTCCATCTCGGCCAGGCCGCGCTGCCGCTGGAAACCTTCCGCCAGGTCGCGCAGACGCTTGGTCAGCCGGTGCGGTAA